One genomic window of Candidatus Nitrospira inopinata includes the following:
- a CDS encoding precorrin-2 dehydrogenase/sirohydrochlorin ferrochelatase family protein, protein MAPNPGFPLVLDVKGWTVLVIGGDDEAAEKTRRLLESGARVMVVSPTLNEPLRELAASGKVIHRGRHFRESDLEHAILILNTVRGDRDFARTLLAKAREKRVLVWSVDFPEASSVTMPAVVAAGHMRIAVSSSGVAPLLSGFMKEDLERILDAEFAAFVQWLGELREQAKKNEPDAEKRRALLREALDGFRLLGKVQYPKVWLEERAKRATAAEPKG, encoded by the coding sequence ATGGCTCCGAATCCCGGCTTTCCGTTGGTGTTGGACGTCAAGGGCTGGACGGTTTTGGTGATCGGCGGCGATGACGAAGCGGCCGAAAAGACCCGGCGATTGCTTGAATCGGGCGCGCGCGTCATGGTCGTCAGTCCGACGCTCAATGAACCGCTCCGCGAGCTGGCCGCTTCGGGAAAGGTGATCCATCGGGGACGGCATTTCCGCGAGTCGGACCTCGAACACGCGATATTGATCTTGAATACCGTGCGGGGAGACCGTGACTTCGCCAGAACGTTGCTCGCCAAAGCGAGAGAAAAACGAGTGCTGGTGTGGTCGGTCGATTTCCCGGAAGCCTCCAGCGTGACGATGCCTGCGGTCGTTGCAGCAGGGCATATGAGAATTGCCGTCAGTTCGAGCGGAGTCGCGCCATTGCTGTCCGGGTTTATGAAAGAGGATTTGGAGCGGATATTGGACGCCGAGTTTGCCGCTTTCGTGCAGTGGTTGGGGGAATTGCGGGAGCAGGCGAAGAAAAACGAGCCGGATGCCGAGAAGCGGCGGGCGCTGTTGCGCGAGGCGCTTGACGGTTTTCGATTGTTGGGAAAGGTTCAGTATCCGAAAGTGTGGTTGGAAGAGCGGGCCAAGCGTGCAACCGCCGCGGAGCCAAAGGGATAA
- a CDS encoding dihydroorotase, whose product MALLIKSGQVIDPGRYVGTGDVLIDGGKIAAVGRDLPAPPGCDVIDARGLLVLPGFVDLHVHFREPGFEYKETIQSGSASAVAGGFTTVCCMPNTNPVNDNQAVTEFIIERGREAGLANVLPIGAITKRSEGKELAEIGDLHRSGCVAISDDGKPVMNSLVMRRAMEYALAFGLTVVDHCEDLNLAEGGCMNEGLVSTELGLPGIPAAAEDVMVARNLLLSELTGARLHLAHISTAGSVRMVREAKARGIRVTAEACPHHFTLTETMVHGYNTHAKMNPPLRTGEDVRAIKEGLRDGTIDVIATDHAPHAAQEKQQDFTEAPFGIVGLETALPLTLALVDEGVLSLEQAVTKLTAAPAAAFGLRKGTLAVGADADVTIVDRHAQWEVDPSAFRSKSRNTPFAGWKVKGLVTTTIVGGRVAYRSGP is encoded by the coding sequence GTGGCATTGCTGATCAAAAGCGGGCAGGTGATTGATCCGGGCCGATACGTCGGCACGGGAGACGTGCTGATTGATGGGGGAAAAATCGCCGCGGTCGGCCGGGATCTGCCGGCGCCTCCCGGCTGCGACGTCATTGACGCGCGGGGGTTGCTCGTGCTGCCGGGATTTGTCGATCTGCACGTTCATTTTCGGGAGCCCGGCTTCGAATACAAAGAGACCATTCAGAGCGGCAGCGCGTCGGCCGTCGCCGGCGGGTTCACGACGGTCTGCTGCATGCCGAATACGAACCCGGTCAACGACAATCAAGCGGTGACCGAGTTCATTATCGAACGAGGCCGTGAGGCCGGTCTGGCGAACGTGTTGCCGATCGGGGCGATCACCAAACGATCCGAGGGGAAAGAACTGGCGGAGATCGGCGATCTTCACCGATCCGGTTGCGTGGCGATTTCGGATGACGGCAAGCCCGTGATGAACAGTTTGGTCATGCGCCGGGCGATGGAATACGCGTTGGCCTTCGGCCTTACGGTGGTGGACCATTGCGAGGATCTCAACCTGGCCGAAGGCGGGTGCATGAACGAAGGGCTGGTCTCGACGGAGTTGGGGCTCCCCGGCATCCCGGCGGCCGCCGAAGACGTGATGGTGGCCCGCAATCTGCTGTTGTCTGAGTTGACGGGAGCGCGGCTTCACCTGGCTCATATCAGCACAGCGGGATCGGTGCGGATGGTGAGGGAGGCCAAGGCCCGCGGCATCAGAGTGACGGCGGAAGCCTGTCCGCATCATTTCACGCTGACCGAAACCATGGTTCACGGGTACAATACCCATGCCAAGATGAATCCGCCCCTGCGCACGGGCGAGGACGTTCGCGCGATCAAGGAGGGCTTGCGAGACGGGACGATCGATGTGATCGCCACCGACCACGCGCCGCACGCGGCCCAGGAAAAGCAACAGGACTTTACCGAAGCGCCGTTCGGCATCGTCGGGCTTGAAACCGCCCTTCCCTTGACGCTCGCTCTGGTGGATGAAGGCGTTCTGTCGTTGGAGCAGGCAGTAACGAAACTGACCGCCGCTCCGGCTGCGGCCTTCGGCCTTCGGAAGGGCACCTTGGCGGTGGGCGCCGATGCCGACGTCACGATCGTGGATCGACACGCGCAGTGGGAAGTCGATCCGAGTGCGTTTCGATCGAAAAGTCGCAACACGCCGTTCGCCGGTTGGAAGGTCAAGGGACTCGTGACAACGACGATTGTGGGTGGGCGCGTGGCGTACAGGTCTGGCCCATAG
- a CDS encoding aspartate carbamoyltransferase catalytic subunit, giving the protein MGLKRKDLLGLASLSTDEIRLILDTADSFKEVTGREIKKVPALRGKTVVNLFFEPSTRTRTSFELAAKRLSADVINFSPSTSSVVKGETLLDTARNIEAMQADIIVLRHSSAGAADTLARGVKSSVINAGDGWHEHPTQALLDLYTIRQRGLEFKGLRVAVVGDVAHSRVARSNLYALTKLGAEVRLVGPATMMPSGVERLGATVYHDMDEGLRGVHVIMMLRLQLERQGRALFPTIREYARLYGLTAERVELADPGAIVMHPGPINRGVEIAPDVADSLSSVILDQVANGVAVRMGVLYLMSEAG; this is encoded by the coding sequence ATGGGTCTCAAACGCAAAGATCTGCTCGGTCTGGCCTCTCTGTCGACGGACGAGATCAGGCTGATTCTCGATACCGCGGACTCGTTCAAAGAAGTGACCGGGCGGGAAATCAAGAAAGTGCCCGCGCTGCGAGGGAAAACCGTCGTCAACCTCTTTTTCGAGCCGAGCACGAGAACCCGCACGTCGTTCGAGTTGGCGGCGAAGCGGTTGAGCGCGGACGTGATCAATTTTTCGCCTTCCACGAGCAGCGTCGTCAAGGGGGAGACGCTCCTGGACACGGCCCGCAATATCGAGGCGATGCAGGCGGACATCATCGTGTTGCGACATTCGTCGGCCGGCGCCGCGGACACGTTGGCGCGAGGCGTGAAGTCTTCCGTCATCAACGCCGGGGACGGGTGGCACGAGCATCCCACGCAGGCCTTGCTCGATCTGTACACCATTCGACAGCGGGGATTGGAATTCAAGGGATTGCGGGTCGCGGTCGTCGGCGACGTGGCGCACAGCCGGGTCGCCAGGTCGAACCTCTATGCGTTGACCAAACTCGGCGCCGAAGTCCGTTTGGTGGGCCCGGCGACCATGATGCCGTCCGGCGTCGAGCGGCTGGGGGCGACGGTGTACCACGACATGGACGAAGGATTGCGTGGCGTGCACGTGATCATGATGCTCCGTCTTCAATTGGAACGGCAGGGGCGGGCGCTTTTCCCGACCATCCGCGAGTACGCGAGACTCTACGGATTGACGGCCGAGCGGGTCGAATTGGCGGATCCGGGGGCCATTGTCATGCATCCGGGGCCGATCAATCGCGGGGTGGAAATCGCGCCGGACGTGGCGGACAGCCTTTCCTCCGTGATCCTTGATCAGGTGGCCAACGGCGTGGCGGTGCGCATGGGGGTCTTGTATCTCATGTCGGAAGCGGGATAA
- a CDS encoding MTH1187 family thiamine-binding protein yields the protein MVLLEFSMSPLGKGESVGKYVARSLDIIDKSGIPYRLNPMGTVLEGEWDDVFAVVRRCYERMKKDCNRISCTIKVDYRKGHAGRLQGKVASVEKRLKRSVKQ from the coding sequence ATGGTTTTGTTGGAATTCAGCATGTCCCCCCTGGGCAAGGGGGAAAGCGTCGGCAAATATGTGGCGCGTTCGTTGGATATCATCGACAAAAGCGGCATTCCTTATCGCTTGAATCCGATGGGAACGGTGTTGGAAGGGGAATGGGACGACGTCTTCGCGGTCGTGCGCCGATGCTATGAGCGCATGAAAAAAGACTGTAACCGCATTTCCTGCACGATCAAGGTCGATTACCGCAAGGGACATGCGGGTCGGTTGCAGGGCAAGGTCGCGTCGGTTGAAAAACGGCTCAAACGTTCCGTCAAACAATAA
- the pyrR gene encoding bifunctional pyr operon transcriptional regulator/uracil phosphoribosyltransferase PyrR, producing the protein MSEMRDGKADRSNEKLIMDAGDITRALTRIAHEIVERNKGVKNIALIGIRTGGVHLAHRLIERIQAIEGVRVPIGELDITLYRDDLALRKNQPVLRKTSVPFDIAGKVVVLVDDVLFTGRTIRAAMDGLMDLGRPEEIQLAVLVDRGHRQLPIKANYIGKNLPTSREEKVRVLLEELGEDDRVVIVKPPA; encoded by the coding sequence ATGAGCGAAATGCGCGACGGCAAAGCCGATCGATCGAACGAAAAGCTGATTATGGACGCCGGTGACATCACCCGCGCCCTGACTCGCATCGCTCATGAGATCGTCGAGCGCAACAAAGGAGTCAAGAACATAGCCCTGATCGGCATTCGAACGGGCGGCGTCCATTTGGCTCATCGACTGATCGAACGTATTCAGGCCATCGAAGGGGTTCGTGTTCCGATCGGTGAATTGGACATCACGCTCTACCGCGACGATCTGGCGCTTCGCAAGAATCAGCCGGTGCTGCGGAAAACTTCCGTCCCCTTCGACATTGCCGGCAAAGTCGTGGTGCTGGTGGACGACGTGCTGTTTACGGGACGGACGATCCGGGCCGCGATGGACGGCCTGATGGATTTGGGAAGACCGGAGGAAATCCAGTTGGCGGTGTTGGTCGATCGAGGTCATCGCCAATTGCCGATCAAGGCCAATTACATCGGCAAAAATCTTCCCACCTCCCGTGAGGAAAAAGTCAGAGTCCTGCTCGAGGAACTTGGCGAGGACGACCGGGTGGTCATCGTCAAGCCTCCGGCTTGA
- the carA gene encoding glutamine-hydrolyzing carbamoyl-phosphate synthase small subunit, giving the protein MKKALLALADGTCFEGRALGYEGEAIGEVVFNTAMTGYQEILTDPSYKGQIITMTCPHIGNYGTTPEDVESRSVWAEGFVIVEASRLTSNWRSKQTIHEYLTEAKVVAIEGIDTRALTRHLREQGSQQGVITHGGLDTVGAVAKARQAPSIVGRDLAGTVTCERPYEWERGSGAWAPGGGQGPRLRPDGRPWRVVAYDFGIKRNILHRLADAGCRVTVVPASTTAAEVEARRPDGVFLSNGPGDPEGVPYAADEVKKLIGRYPIFGICLGHQILGLAFGLKTYKLKFGHHGANHPVIDLRTRKVEITSQNHNFAVAVSAPLHEVPGDPPMIETDYGPLSITHLSLNDRSIEGMACPSRRLFSVQYHPEASPGPHDSAYLFEEFVRLMEISHA; this is encoded by the coding sequence ATGAAAAAAGCGTTGCTGGCGTTGGCGGACGGCACCTGTTTCGAAGGGCGGGCGCTCGGTTACGAAGGAGAGGCGATCGGGGAGGTCGTGTTCAACACGGCGATGACGGGCTATCAAGAAATCTTGACCGATCCGTCCTACAAGGGGCAGATCATTACCATGACCTGTCCGCACATCGGAAACTACGGGACGACTCCGGAAGACGTCGAATCACGGAGCGTGTGGGCCGAAGGGTTCGTGATCGTGGAAGCCAGCCGCTTGACGAGCAATTGGCGGAGCAAGCAAACGATTCACGAATATTTGACGGAAGCGAAAGTCGTGGCGATCGAAGGAATCGATACCAGGGCCTTGACGAGGCACTTGCGGGAGCAGGGGTCTCAACAGGGGGTCATCACGCACGGCGGGCTCGATACGGTCGGCGCAGTAGCCAAAGCGCGGCAGGCGCCGAGTATCGTCGGGCGCGATTTGGCCGGAACGGTCACCTGCGAGCGGCCGTACGAATGGGAAAGGGGGTCCGGCGCATGGGCGCCCGGCGGGGGGCAGGGACCCCGGCTTCGTCCCGATGGGCGTCCATGGCGTGTGGTCGCCTACGACTTCGGCATCAAGCGGAACATCCTTCATCGATTGGCCGACGCGGGCTGTCGCGTCACCGTGGTGCCGGCTTCGACGACGGCGGCCGAGGTCGAGGCTCGACGGCCGGACGGAGTGTTTCTGTCGAACGGGCCCGGCGATCCGGAGGGCGTGCCCTATGCCGCGGATGAAGTGAAGAAATTGATCGGCCGCTATCCGATCTTCGGCATCTGTCTCGGCCATCAAATTTTGGGATTGGCGTTCGGTCTTAAGACCTACAAGTTGAAATTCGGCCACCATGGCGCCAACCATCCGGTCATCGATCTCCGGACCAGAAAGGTGGAGATCACGTCGCAAAACCACAATTTTGCCGTGGCCGTTTCCGCGCCGCTGCACGAGGTTCCCGGCGATCCGCCGATGATCGAGACCGACTATGGACCGTTGTCGATCACGCATCTCAGCCTGAACGATCGCTCGATCGAAGGCATGGCCTGCCCGAGTCGGAGGCTGTTTTCCGTGCAATATCACCCGGAGGCCTCGCCGGGCCCCCATGATTCCGCCTATCTCTTCGAGGAATTCGTCAGACTCATGGAGATCTCTCATGCGTAA
- a CDS encoding DUF4149 domain-containing protein, producing the protein MRGVRRWSLIGCLTLEWLALSLWVGGLVVLIGGVIPAVFNTFGGQDVGGLFLTKAFEHYQRFLLGAAATLCAGLLYRWWSGEAAVTVGWGEAVIVAVMVASVGVIVLVLHPQAVSLQEQAFAAQGEEAKKVAFEALFRVLTPIRALYTVTLALGVALMVIKVRASLLISVGGSR; encoded by the coding sequence GTGCGGGGTGTCCGGCGCTGGAGCTTAATCGGTTGTCTGACGTTGGAATGGCTGGCGCTGAGCCTGTGGGTGGGAGGTTTGGTCGTGTTGATCGGAGGGGTGATTCCGGCGGTGTTCAATACCTTCGGCGGGCAAGACGTGGGAGGCCTGTTTTTGACCAAGGCCTTTGAGCACTATCAGCGGTTTCTCCTGGGCGCCGCCGCGACGCTCTGCGCCGGGCTTCTGTATCGCTGGTGGAGCGGAGAAGCGGCGGTGACGGTCGGATGGGGCGAGGCGGTGATTGTCGCCGTGATGGTGGCGAGCGTGGGGGTCATTGTGCTGGTGCTGCATCCGCAGGCCGTTTCTTTGCAGGAACAGGCGTTTGCCGCGCAGGGTGAAGAGGCCAAAAAAGTAGCCTTCGAGGCGCTGTTCCGAGTATTGACGCCGATTCGCGCGTTGTACACCGTCACGCTGGCGTTGGGAGTGGCGTTGATGGTGATCAAAGTACGGGCGTCTCTTCTAATAAGCGTCGGAGGCTCCCGATGA